From Leptolyngbya sp. 'hensonii', the proteins below share one genomic window:
- a CDS encoding KGK domain-containing protein gives MEEKINLDDFDEHDVICFNEHNVFKMGKLMPGIEGAIKSQDVANAFVNALQRHGISIKVGEMLNDRFQDCYGWWFTEGVGCEILQPGSSRWKKGKVKLNFTLEFYPEAEECIPLL, from the coding sequence ATGGAAGAGAAAATTAATTTGGATGATTTTGATGAGCATGATGTCATCTGTTTCAATGAGCATAATGTTTTTAAGATGGGCAAACTTATGCCTGGAATAGAGGGTGCTATAAAAAGTCAGGATGTAGCAAATGCTTTTGTCAATGCATTACAAAGGCATGGTATAAGCATCAAAGTTGGGGAGATGCTTAACGATCGATTTCAAGATTGCTACGGTTGGTGGTTTACTGAAGGTGTAGGTTGCGAGATTTTGCAGCCCGGATCGAGCCGATGGAAGAAGGGCAAAGTGAAACTCAATTTCACCCTGGAGTTTTACCCAGAAGCTGAAGAGTGCATCCCACTTTTGTAG
- a CDS encoding universal stress protein: MFQKILVAIDKFAVEEGVLQAAISLAQLTQAKLLLLHVLTPSNEGYPSPMFLRPDNIYPQLYEAAWKSYALQMETFNQQEMEWLRSLAEQTKAVGIEVETSRVQGDPGQTLCEVARSWGADLIMVGRRGYSGLNELLVGSVSNYVLHHAPCAVLALQHQTPQPLHQSEALSAGDSPSTGL; encoded by the coding sequence ATGTTTCAGAAAATTCTGGTCGCGATCGACAAGTTTGCGGTGGAAGAAGGCGTTCTGCAGGCTGCCATCTCCCTAGCCCAGTTAACCCAGGCCAAATTGTTGTTGCTTCATGTACTGACGCCCTCGAATGAAGGGTATCCCAGTCCGATGTTTCTGCGGCCCGACAACATCTATCCCCAACTCTATGAAGCAGCCTGGAAAAGCTATGCCCTCCAGATGGAGACTTTCAATCAACAGGAGATGGAATGGCTGCGATCTCTGGCTGAGCAAACAAAAGCGGTTGGCATTGAGGTAGAAACCAGTCGCGTTCAGGGCGATCCCGGTCAGACCCTCTGTGAGGTAGCCCGTTCCTGGGGGGCAGACCTGATTATGGTAGGACGACGGGGATATTCTGGGCTGAATGAGTTGCTGGTGGGCAGTGTTAGTAACTATGTGTTGCACCATGCCCCCTGTGCTGTGTTGGCCCTGCAACACCAGACTCCTCAGCCATTGCATCAGTCTGAGGCACTTTCTGCTGGAGATTCCCCATCAACTGGTCTCTAA
- a CDS encoding tetratricopeptide repeat protein, which translates to MNSSIALSLCMIVKDEAALLPRCLSSLQGLVDEMIVVDTGSTDGTIAIAQQFGAQVHAFPWQDDFALARNESLQYARGEWILVLDADEVLVPEMIPVLRQSLTHDRTLLINLVRQEVGAKQSPYSLVSRLFRNRPDLRFSRPYHETVDDSVLAIVQAEPGWQIADLAQVAILHDGYQEQAIASRDKVNRAQRILEKALIKQPHDAYLCSKLGALYLESGTPQRGLKLLQRGLASAVEPPLLYELYYHLGIAWSQLKDAVQAEVHYRLALQQPILAILTLGARINLGNLLLERGATDEARKTYESVIAIDPNLAIAHYNLGLTLKALGQFPAAIAAYRETIRLQPDYAEAHQNLGVALLKTGNIPESLVAFQQAITLHEQQHSPEADRLRQGLAGMGFRL; encoded by the coding sequence GTGAATTCATCGATCGCACTGAGTCTCTGCATGATTGTGAAAGACGAAGCAGCACTGTTGCCGCGATGCCTGAGTAGCTTGCAGGGTCTGGTGGATGAGATGATTGTGGTGGACACAGGTTCAACCGATGGGACGATCGCGATCGCCCAACAATTTGGAGCCCAGGTCCATGCCTTTCCCTGGCAGGATGACTTTGCCCTGGCCCGTAACGAGTCCCTCCAGTACGCCAGGGGCGAATGGATTCTGGTGCTGGATGCGGATGAGGTGCTGGTGCCAGAGATGATCCCTGTGTTGCGCCAGAGCCTAACCCACGATCGCACCCTCCTGATTAACCTGGTGCGGCAGGAAGTGGGGGCAAAACAGTCCCCTTACTCTCTGGTCTCCCGACTCTTCCGCAATCGCCCAGACCTTCGGTTTTCTCGGCCTTACCACGAAACGGTGGATGACAGTGTGTTGGCGATCGTCCAGGCAGAACCTGGATGGCAAATTGCCGATCTGGCTCAGGTTGCAATTTTGCACGACGGGTATCAAGAGCAGGCGATCGCCAGTCGGGATAAGGTCAACCGGGCCCAACGAATTCTGGAGAAAGCCCTGATCAAACAGCCCCATGATGCCTATCTTTGCAGCAAGCTCGGAGCCCTTTATCTGGAATCTGGTACCCCTCAACGGGGCCTGAAGCTATTACAGCGGGGATTGGCCAGCGCTGTAGAGCCTCCCCTGCTCTATGAGTTGTATTATCACCTGGGCATTGCCTGGAGCCAGTTGAAAGATGCAGTTCAGGCGGAAGTCCACTATCGTCTGGCCCTGCAACAGCCCATTCTGGCCATTCTGACCCTGGGAGCCCGCATTAATCTGGGCAATCTCTTACTGGAGCGGGGAGCTACAGACGAAGCCCGGAAAACCTATGAGTCCGTAATAGCTATTGACCCCAATCTGGCGATCGCCCATTACAACCTGGGCCTGACCCTGAAAGCCCTGGGCCAGTTTCCGGCAGCGATCGCCGCCTATCGAGAAACCATTCGGCTACAGCCAGACTATGCCGAAGCCCACCAGAATCTGGGTGTAGCCCTCCTGAAAACGGGGAACATCCCGGAGAGTCTGGTTGCGTTTCAGCAGGCCATTACCCTGCATGAGCAACAGCATTCCCCAGAGGCCGATCGATTGCGTCAGGGTCTGGCTGGAATGGGTTTTCGGCTATAG
- a CDS encoding HNH endonuclease, whose amino-acid sequence MAKTPRITIPAEVRKYVFERDRCQCQSCGKTDGEANLQVDHIIPLAQGGSNDISNFQTLCQTCNQMKRDRLDPRFSRRFTN is encoded by the coding sequence ATGGCTAAAACTCCAAGGATTACGATTCCAGCAGAAGTCCGAAAATACGTGTTTGAGCGCGATCGCTGCCAATGTCAGAGCTGTGGCAAAACCGATGGAGAAGCCAATCTACAAGTCGATCACATTATTCCCCTGGCTCAGGGCGGCTCAAACGATATAAGCAATTTTCAAACCCTGTGCCAGACCTGTAACCAAATGAAGCGCGATCGGCTTGATCCTCGCTTTAGCAGGCGTTTCACGAATTAA
- a CDS encoding histidine phosphatase family protein: MRKLGVLLLVGISSLSLLPAIAEEVLKKGQELVTPLRQGGYVILIRHAAGNKDQKDADKVDLNNCDTQRNLSREGRMDSRQIGQAMDTLQIPVGKVLASPFCRAMDTGRLAFSRVKPFQALNYVTTSSEDEKKAASLLKPLLANRPAVGTNTVLISHSTNIKAALGFVPEEGEALIFKPEGNNNYKLVGRIRVQEWSSLMP; the protein is encoded by the coding sequence ATGAGAAAGCTTGGAGTATTGCTGCTGGTTGGAATTTCCAGTTTATCGTTACTGCCCGCAATCGCTGAAGAGGTTCTGAAGAAAGGTCAGGAGTTGGTTACTCCCCTGCGTCAGGGAGGCTACGTAATTCTGATTCGTCATGCTGCCGGTAATAAAGATCAGAAAGATGCCGATAAGGTTGACCTGAATAACTGCGATACTCAACGGAATTTGTCTCGCGAGGGTAGAATGGATTCCCGCCAGATTGGTCAGGCAATGGACACCCTCCAAATTCCTGTTGGCAAAGTTCTGGCCAGTCCCTTTTGTCGGGCCATGGATACAGGTCGGCTTGCCTTTTCTCGCGTTAAACCCTTCCAGGCCCTGAATTACGTCACCACTTCCAGTGAAGATGAAAAGAAAGCTGCGTCACTCTTGAAACCATTGCTGGCCAATCGACCCGCAGTTGGAACCAACACAGTTTTGATTTCTCACAGCACCAATATTAAGGCAGCCTTAGGTTTTGTTCCCGAAGAGGGAGAGGCCCTGATTTTCAAACCAGAAGGAAATAACAATTACAAGCTTGTGGGCCGGATTCGGGTACAGGAGTGGAGCAGCCTGATGCCTTAG
- the ppsA gene encoding phosphoenolpyruvate synthase produces the protein MVQITDNIQVSSSRKEQAFVLQFKEVGITDIPLVGGKNASLGEMLQQLTPRGISVPDGFATTAYAYRYFIEIAGLEEKLRHLFADLDVEDVNSLRSVGKQARSLILQTPFPDELQEAIVHAYRNLCQRYGPETDVAVRSSATAEDLPDASFAGQQETYLNVHGVQDVLESCHRCFASIFTDRAISYRQIKGFDHFEVALSVGVQKMVRSDLACSGVMFSIDTETGFKDAALITSAYGLGENVVQGSVNPDEFLVFKPTLKQGFRPILAKRLGTKEIKMVYDLGGSKFTKNVSVSPEQRRQFSLEDDEVITLAQWACEIEDHYSKVRGSYTPMDIEWAKDGLTEELFIVQARPETVQSQKAGNVLRSYQLQEQGSVLVRGRAVGEMIGQGKARVILDVHKIDQFHAGEVLVTNRTDPDWEPIMKKASAIVTNQGGRTCHAAIIAREMGIPAIVGCGTATTTLKTGQEVTVCCAEGEEGRVYDGLLPFQINEMTLDNLPRTRTQILMNVGNPEEAFSLSAIPNDGVGLARMEFIIANHIQAHPLALLYFDQLKDELARYKIAELTAQYEDKAQFFVDKLAQGIGTIAAAFYPKPVVVRMSDFKSNEYANLLGGRDFEPKEENPMIGWRGASRYYDERYRDGFSLECKAMKQVRNDMGLTNVILMIPFCRTPEEGRQVLAEMAKNGLVRGQNGLQVYVMCELPSNVILADRFSEVFDGFSIGSNDLTQLTLGLDRDSALVAHLFDERDEAVKRMVEQAIATAKQYDRKIGICGQAPSDYPEFARFLVELGIDSISLNPDSVMKTLLHIAEVEAQQAK, from the coding sequence ATGGTACAAATCACCGATAATATCCAGGTCAGCTCATCCCGAAAAGAACAGGCATTTGTACTGCAGTTCAAGGAAGTCGGGATTACAGATATTCCCCTGGTCGGAGGTAAAAATGCTTCTCTAGGAGAAATGCTGCAGCAGCTCACACCACGGGGCATCAGTGTTCCAGATGGATTCGCGACAACGGCTTATGCCTATCGGTATTTCATTGAAATTGCCGGATTAGAGGAAAAGCTGCGCCATCTGTTTGCTGACCTGGATGTGGAAGATGTCAATAGCCTGCGGTCTGTGGGGAAACAGGCCCGATCGTTGATCCTGCAAACCCCATTCCCAGATGAGTTACAAGAGGCTATTGTGCATGCCTATCGGAACCTCTGCCAGCGCTACGGCCCAGAAACAGATGTGGCGGTACGTTCCAGCGCAACGGCTGAAGACCTGCCGGATGCGAGCTTTGCCGGTCAGCAAGAAACCTATCTGAATGTCCATGGGGTACAGGATGTGCTGGAATCCTGCCATCGGTGTTTCGCTTCCATCTTCACCGATCGAGCCATTTCCTACCGCCAGATCAAAGGGTTTGACCATTTTGAAGTGGCCCTATCTGTGGGGGTGCAGAAGATGGTGCGATCTGACCTGGCCTGTTCTGGGGTAATGTTCTCGATCGATACGGAAACAGGCTTCAAAGATGCCGCATTGATTACATCAGCCTATGGATTGGGTGAGAATGTGGTGCAGGGCTCTGTCAACCCGGATGAATTTCTGGTGTTCAAACCGACCCTCAAGCAGGGGTTCCGCCCCATCCTGGCCAAACGTCTGGGGACCAAAGAAATCAAAATGGTCTATGACCTGGGTGGGTCCAAGTTTACGAAGAATGTCTCAGTCTCGCCGGAGCAGCGCCGCCAGTTCTCGCTGGAGGATGATGAAGTGATTACCCTGGCCCAATGGGCCTGTGAGATTGAAGACCACTACTCTAAAGTGCGGGGAAGCTACACCCCGATGGACATTGAGTGGGCCAAGGATGGCTTGACGGAAGAACTGTTTATTGTTCAGGCTCGCCCGGAAACGGTGCAATCCCAGAAAGCAGGGAATGTGCTGCGGTCTTACCAACTGCAAGAGCAGGGCTCGGTCTTGGTTCGAGGTCGGGCCGTGGGTGAGATGATTGGCCAGGGCAAGGCCAGAGTGATTCTGGATGTCCATAAGATTGACCAATTCCATGCGGGTGAAGTGCTGGTGACCAACCGGACAGATCCGGATTGGGAACCGATCATGAAGAAGGCCAGTGCGATCGTCACCAACCAGGGGGGCCGCACCTGCCACGCTGCCATCATTGCCCGTGAAATGGGAATTCCGGCGATCGTCGGTTGCGGCACAGCGACGACCACGTTGAAAACTGGGCAGGAAGTCACCGTTTGTTGCGCCGAAGGGGAAGAGGGCCGGGTTTATGACGGTCTGTTACCCTTCCAGATCAATGAAATGACTTTGGATAATCTGCCCCGTACCCGTACCCAGATCTTGATGAATGTGGGCAATCCAGAAGAAGCCTTCAGCCTCTCAGCAATTCCCAATGATGGGGTAGGTCTGGCCCGCATGGAGTTTATCATTGCCAATCACATCCAGGCTCACCCCCTGGCCCTGCTGTACTTTGATCAACTGAAGGATGAACTGGCCCGCTACAAGATCGCGGAACTCACAGCTCAGTACGAAGATAAGGCTCAATTCTTCGTGGATAAGCTGGCTCAGGGCATTGGCACGATCGCAGCAGCCTTTTATCCCAAACCAGTTGTGGTGCGGATGTCTGATTTCAAGAGCAATGAGTATGCCAACCTACTCGGAGGACGTGATTTTGAGCCAAAGGAAGAAAACCCCATGATTGGCTGGCGGGGAGCTTCTCGGTACTACGATGAGCGCTATCGGGATGGCTTCTCTCTGGAATGTAAGGCCATGAAGCAGGTCCGAAACGACATGGGCCTAACCAATGTGATTCTGATGATTCCCTTCTGTCGAACTCCCGAAGAGGGCCGTCAGGTTCTGGCCGAGATGGCCAAAAATGGCCTAGTGCGGGGGCAAAATGGTTTGCAGGTCTATGTGATGTGCGAGCTGCCCAGCAACGTCATTCTGGCCGATCGCTTCAGTGAGGTCTTTGATGGCTTCTCCATTGGGTCCAATGACCTGACCCAACTGACCCTGGGATTGGATCGGGATTCTGCGCTGGTGGCACATCTGTTTGATGAACGGGATGAAGCAGTGAAGCGGATGGTAGAACAGGCGATCGCCACGGCCAAACAGTACGATCGCAAGATTGGCATCTGTGGCCAGGCTCCCAGCGACTATCCGGAGTTTGCTCGCTTCCTGGTAGAACTGGGTATCGATTCCATTAGCCTCAACCCCGACTCGGTAATGAAGACCCTGCTCCACATCGCTGAAGTGGAGGCCCAGCAGGCGAAATAG
- the pflA gene encoding pyruvate formate-lyase-activating protein yields the protein MLHPAFPSISALPIVTGHVHSIETCGAVDGPGLRYVVFTQGCPLRCLYCHNPDCRDWVEGQVLSVDDLINDIRNYLPYLHAPGGVTISGGEPLMQPYFVRELCRRCQEELHLHTALDTSGYAQIQTVRDVVRFVDLVLLDIKSWDPKTYATVTQVSIRPTLDVAKYLSDIHKPTWIRFVLVPELTDDPDNVNGLADFVATLQNVEKVEVLPFHQMGKYKWEQMGLAYPLKDTPIPTPDQIQQVVEIFRRRGLQVG from the coding sequence ATGCTGCACCCTGCCTTCCCGTCTATCTCTGCTCTTCCGATCGTCACTGGCCATGTCCACTCGATTGAAACCTGTGGTGCCGTAGATGGTCCAGGGTTGCGCTATGTCGTCTTTACCCAGGGATGCCCCCTGCGGTGCCTGTACTGCCACAACCCCGATTGCCGTGATTGGGTTGAGGGTCAGGTGCTCAGTGTGGACGATCTGATCAACGACATTCGGAACTACCTCCCCTATTTGCATGCTCCAGGAGGGGTGACGATTAGTGGGGGGGAACCTCTGATGCAGCCTTACTTTGTGCGGGAGTTGTGCCGACGTTGTCAGGAAGAGTTGCACTTACACACGGCCCTGGACACCTCTGGCTACGCCCAGATCCAAACCGTGCGGGATGTGGTCCGATTTGTGGATTTGGTTCTGCTGGACATCAAATCTTGGGACCCCAAAACTTATGCCACAGTGACCCAGGTCTCCATCAGGCCCACTCTGGATGTTGCGAAATACCTGAGTGACATCCATAAGCCCACCTGGATTCGGTTTGTACTGGTCCCTGAGCTGACGGATGACCCAGACAATGTCAATGGTCTGGCAGACTTTGTGGCCACGTTGCAAAACGTAGAAAAGGTCGAGGTTCTGCCCTTTCATCAGATGGGCAAATACAAGTGGGAACAGATGGGTCTGGCTTATCCACTCAAGGACACGCCCATTCCCACACCGGACCAAATCCAGCAGGTGGTTGAAATCTTTCGCCGTCGAGGGTTGCAAGTTGGATAA
- a CDS encoding nitroreductase family protein: MSTKAWTISELDFPRMATIAEQLQFLLRYAILAPSGHNSQPWLFRIQGETLELHADRSRALPVVDPQDRELIISCGAALFNLRVALWHFGYTDRVKLFPDPANPDWLACLSAGSWKTATPEEEALFQAILQRHTNRQIFTGQPVPLPLLLPLHTAANQEGGGLELVLDGEEQAKIAGLIAEGDRLQMANAHFRRELAAWIHANRSRSRDGMPGYAHGIGDLLSYASPLVIRTFDLGNAQAAKDQELARHSPALAILYTDEDTPQDWLAAGQALERVLLQAQASGLAVSYLNQPIEVPHLRTQLTQILGRSTFPQLLLRLGYGTAVKPTPRREVQEVLLD, from the coding sequence ATGTCTACAAAAGCATGGACGATCTCAGAATTGGACTTTCCCAGAATGGCGACGATCGCGGAACAGTTGCAATTCCTGTTGCGCTACGCCATCCTGGCTCCATCAGGCCACAACAGTCAGCCCTGGCTGTTTCGGATCCAGGGAGAAACCCTAGAGCTCCATGCCGATCGCAGCCGTGCTCTGCCGGTGGTTGATCCCCAGGATCGGGAGTTGATCATCAGCTGTGGGGCGGCCCTGTTTAACCTGCGAGTGGCTCTCTGGCATTTCGGCTATACCGATCGGGTGAAACTGTTCCCTGATCCAGCCAATCCAGATTGGTTAGCTTGCCTCAGTGCGGGGAGCTGGAAAACCGCTACCCCAGAAGAGGAAGCGCTATTTCAGGCGATTCTCCAGCGACATACCAACCGCCAGATCTTTACAGGACAGCCGGTGCCCCTACCCTTGCTCTTGCCATTACACACAGCAGCGAACCAGGAAGGAGGGGGATTAGAGCTGGTTCTGGATGGGGAGGAGCAAGCCAAGATCGCAGGGTTGATTGCCGAAGGCGATCGCTTGCAAATGGCCAATGCTCACTTCCGGCGGGAACTGGCTGCCTGGATCCATGCCAACCGTAGCCGCAGTCGGGATGGCATGCCAGGATATGCCCATGGGATTGGGGATTTACTGTCCTATGCCAGTCCCTTAGTGATTCGCACCTTCGATCTGGGGAATGCCCAGGCTGCCAAAGACCAGGAACTGGCCCGTCATTCTCCGGCACTGGCAATCCTGTATACGGACGAAGACACCCCCCAGGATTGGTTAGCCGCCGGTCAGGCCCTGGAACGAGTCTTACTCCAGGCCCAGGCTAGTGGTCTTGCGGTCTCGTATCTGAACCAGCCGATCGAAGTCCCCCACCTGCGGACTCAACTGACCCAGATCCTGGGCCGATCGACTTTTCCCCAACTCCTTCTGCGCCTGGGTTATGGAACTGCGGTCAAACCTACGCCCCGCCGTGAGGTTCAAGAGGTGCTGTTAGATTAG
- a CDS encoding OsmC family protein: MQVRLNYHGHAQFQAIARNHTIWGDQPCDNQGDDIGMTPPEWFLASLGSCIGFYAVHYCQTRDLDATGLTVDVSAQKVADPARLDHIQVRVNLPLALDDRHRTGLERAVKTCLIHNTLTHPPTMTTQITSGQPIAENPFQPDPDAIDRPLGNAVAHAG, encoded by the coding sequence ATGCAAGTTCGACTTAACTACCACGGTCACGCTCAGTTTCAGGCGATCGCGCGCAACCATACCATCTGGGGCGACCAACCCTGTGACAACCAGGGAGATGACATCGGCATGACTCCCCCAGAATGGTTCCTGGCTTCTCTCGGCAGTTGTATCGGCTTTTATGCCGTCCACTACTGTCAAACCAGGGATCTGGATGCCACCGGTCTCACCGTCGATGTTTCAGCCCAAAAAGTGGCAGACCCAGCCCGTCTGGACCATATCCAAGTGCGGGTGAATCTGCCCCTGGCCCTAGACGATCGGCATCGCACTGGGCTGGAACGGGCCGTCAAAACCTGTTTGATTCACAATACCTTGACCCATCCCCCGACTATGACCACCCAGATCACCAGCGGTCAGCCTATAGCCGAAAACCCATTCCAGCCAGACCCTGACGCAATCGATCGGCCTCTGGGGAATGCTGTTGCTCATGCAGGGTAA
- the pflB gene encoding formate C-acetyltransferase, with amino-acid sequence MFEQWQGFTAGKWISAVNVRDFIQRNYTPYDDDESFLTDGTERTQALWEQVRVLMQKEKEKGVLDADTRVVSSITSHAPGYLDRDLEQIVGLQTDKPLKRAMMPFGGLRVVRSALEAYGYKLDPDTEQMFTQCRKTHNDGVFDAYTKEMRLARHSGIITGLPDAYGRGRIIGDYRRVPLYGLDFLINDKKQQLESLEVDTIDEPILRLREELSEQIKALFELKEMGMGYGFDLGRPAASAQEAIQWLYLAYLGAIKEQNGAAMSLGRVSTFLDIYLERDLQKGLITESQVQELIDHFVMKLRLVRFLRTPDYNELFSGDPTWVTEAIGGVGDDGRSLVTKTSFRVLHTLCTLGPAPEPNLTVLWSKRLPEAFKRYCARISIQTSSIQYENDDLMRPYWGDDYAIACCVSAMRLGKQMQFFGARVNLAKCLLYAINGGKDEKSGEQIAPAYAPITAEILDYKEVMARFDQMMSWLAGAYINTLNAIHYMHDKYCYERLEMALHDRDVLRTMACGIAGLSVVADSLSAIQYATVTVIRNQAGLAIDYQVEGEFPKYGNNDDRVDQIAVHLVKRFMTLLRRHPTYRNATATQSVLTITSNVVYGKKTGSTPDGRKAGEPFAPGANPMHGRDRKGAIASLASVAKLPYDYAQDGISNTFSIVPGALGKTETDQTRNLIDLLDGYFQDGGFHLNVNTLNRETLLNAMEHPERYPQLTIRVSGYAVNFTKLTREQQLDVIQRTFHDRCD; translated from the coding sequence ATGTTCGAGCAATGGCAGGGCTTCACTGCAGGCAAATGGATCAGTGCAGTCAATGTCCGTGATTTTATTCAGAGAAATTACACCCCTTACGATGACGATGAATCTTTCCTGACGGATGGGACAGAGCGAACCCAGGCTCTCTGGGAACAGGTCAGGGTCCTGATGCAGAAAGAAAAGGAAAAAGGGGTGCTGGATGCGGATACCAGGGTGGTTTCCAGCATCACTTCCCATGCCCCTGGCTACCTCGATCGAGATCTGGAACAAATTGTCGGGTTGCAAACAGACAAACCCCTGAAGCGCGCCATGATGCCGTTTGGGGGGCTGCGGGTGGTGCGATCGGCCCTGGAAGCTTACGGTTACAAACTGGATCCGGATACGGAGCAGATGTTTACCCAATGCCGCAAGACCCATAATGACGGGGTATTTGATGCCTATACGAAGGAAATGCGGCTGGCACGACACTCCGGCATTATCACAGGTCTGCCCGATGCCTATGGCCGGGGGCGGATTATTGGGGACTATCGGCGGGTGCCCCTGTATGGGCTGGACTTCTTGATTAATGACAAGAAGCAACAACTGGAATCCCTGGAAGTGGACACGATCGACGAACCCATATTGCGCCTGCGGGAAGAACTGAGTGAGCAGATTAAAGCCCTGTTCGAATTGAAAGAGATGGGGATGGGCTATGGCTTTGACCTGGGCCGCCCGGCAGCATCGGCTCAGGAGGCCATCCAGTGGCTTTACCTGGCCTATCTGGGGGCGATCAAGGAACAGAATGGGGCAGCCATGTCTCTGGGGCGGGTGTCTACCTTCCTGGATATTTATTTGGAACGAGATCTGCAAAAGGGACTGATCACGGAGTCGCAGGTGCAGGAACTGATTGACCATTTCGTGATGAAATTGCGGCTGGTGCGCTTCCTGCGGACCCCAGACTACAATGAGCTGTTTTCCGGTGACCCGACCTGGGTGACGGAGGCGATCGGGGGCGTTGGTGACGATGGCCGCTCCCTGGTAACGAAGACCAGTTTCCGGGTGTTGCATACCCTCTGTACCCTAGGCCCAGCCCCAGAACCGAACCTGACGGTGCTCTGGTCGAAGCGGTTGCCGGAAGCGTTCAAGCGTTACTGTGCCCGCATTTCGATTCAGACCAGTTCGATCCAGTATGAGAATGATGATTTGATGCGACCCTATTGGGGCGATGACTATGCGATCGCCTGTTGTGTCTCCGCGATGCGTCTGGGCAAACAAATGCAGTTCTTCGGAGCGCGGGTCAACCTGGCCAAGTGCCTGCTTTATGCCATCAATGGCGGTAAGGACGAAAAATCAGGGGAGCAGATTGCACCTGCCTATGCCCCCATTACCGCTGAGATCCTCGATTACAAAGAGGTCATGGCTCGGTTTGACCAAATGATGAGTTGGTTGGCGGGGGCCTATATCAATACCCTGAATGCCATCCATTACATGCACGACAAGTACTGCTATGAGCGATTGGAGATGGCCCTTCACGATCGGGATGTGCTCCGGACTATGGCCTGCGGGATTGCTGGTCTTTCCGTCGTGGCAGACTCACTCTCGGCGATTCAATACGCGACTGTGACAGTGATCCGCAATCAGGCTGGACTCGCGATCGACTACCAGGTCGAAGGGGAGTTTCCCAAGTACGGGAACAACGACGATCGGGTGGATCAGATTGCAGTCCATCTGGTGAAGCGGTTTATGACCTTGCTCCGGCGGCACCCCACCTATCGCAATGCCACCGCCACCCAATCGGTGCTGACGATTACATCAAACGTGGTGTATGGCAAGAAGACCGGGAGTACGCCCGATGGCCGCAAGGCGGGCGAGCCCTTTGCGCCGGGGGCCAATCCCATGCATGGACGGGACAGAAAGGGGGCGATCGCATCCCTGGCCTCCGTCGCCAAACTGCCCTACGACTACGCCCAGGATGGGATCTCGAACACCTTCTCGATCGTACCAGGGGCTCTGGGCAAAACCGAAACCGACCAAACCCGTAACCTGATCGACCTGCTGGATGGGTACTTCCAGGATGGAGGTTTCCATCTCAATGTCAACACCCTCAACCGGGAAACCCTCCTGAATGCCATGGAGCATCCGGAACGCTATCCCCAACTCACGATTCGGGTGTCAGGTTATGCCGTCAACTTCACCAAACTGACTCGGGAGCAACAGTTGGATGTGATTCAGCGCACCTTCCACGATCGCTGCGACTAG